From the Coffea eugenioides isolate CCC68of chromosome 1, Ceug_1.0, whole genome shotgun sequence genome, the window TAGCCCCATTATTCTCCATTTCAAAACCAAAACGGGTAAATAGAATTGATTGATTGAATTGCAGATATTACATACTAGAATATCCATACATATCCAAATGACTTGTAGTCCAATTTTTAACTTTTCTTGCTTTCTGGACTGTTTTTCTCCTCCGCAGGCATATGTCTCATCGCAGCACGTCCATTCTGTGGATCctgatttatttttttagttaatCACTTGCATTCACAATTTAGTGCAACTTTTGCAGATATCAAACATCATATTTGTCGACCAGCCAACCGGCACTGGCTTCAGTTATAGTTCCAGCAACGATGATATTCGCCATGACGAAAAAGGAGTCAGCAATGACCTGTATGACTTCCTCCAGGTTGGCTTCTACTAATGATGTAGTATTTCTCGAAGTAGGAACTATAGTGATGGTGCAGTATTACTACTGACAAGAACATTCCTCTCTGACAGGCCTTTTTTAGGAAGCACCCTGAGTATACAAAGAATGAATTCTACATAACAGGAGAATCATATGCAGGGCATTATGTTCCTGCTCTTGCTGGACGAGTTAACCAAGGAAACAAGAATAAAGAAGGAATCCTTATAAACTTGAAGGTGTGCCTCTGAGTGCAAACTTTTTCAGCTGCAttttactaatttttgtttgattctAACAATTCATTCATGGTTGAGCAGGGCTTCGCTATTGGTAATGGACTCACAAACCCACTAATCCAGTACAAGGGATTGCCTGATTATGCTTTGGAACATAAATTAATCAGTCAATCATATTACAACGGCATGCAGGAGTCCGTCACAGAGTGCGAAGAGGCAATAGAAGCTTGCGGTAATCATCAGTCCCAATTCATTGGACCTAATATCTCCAAAACACAATCCCAACGAAAAGAGAGTAaagaaagaagataaaaaagaaatttcttgGGGTCTAAGAATGATCTTCGTAAACCCCTTTTGCCATCCCGTTCTCCatcacccccccccccccccccccccccaactcTTCCctcctaaaaagaaaaaaaaaaggaaaagataaaaaatcTGATCATTCCTCAGTTGTTTCTATTTACTAACTGGAAGTTCAATGCCAGGCACTAGTGGCACAGATTCTTGTGAGACGGCGTATGAACTGGGCAATGAAATATTCGATGATATATTGAGTAGTGCTGGAAATATAAATGTAAGAACGCAATTTCCTAAGTTTTCCAATAACAGAAGTATCAAAAAACAGGTGCACACAGATTCATTTCCTGACATGATTTCTTTTAATCTTCGAGCTGCAGTACTATGACATCCGAAAGCAGTGTGAGGGTCAACTATgctatgatttttcaaatgtgGAGAATTTTCTGAACCAGGACACAGTGAGAGAAGCTCTAGGTGTTGGGCACATTGAATGGGTTTCATGTAGTTCAACCGTGTACGATGCAATGGTTGATGACTGGATGAGAAATCTTGAAGTAGATGTTCCAGCATTACTCGAAGATggaatcaagttacttgtgtATGCAGGAGAGTATGATCTAGTATGCAACTGGCTTGGTAAGATTTATCTAGTGTTCAGCTGAATTATTTAACTATCATATTGCAAGGGAGACAGTAAAGATAACTGCCAACTAACAACATTGTGTTCTAACATGGTCAGGAAACTCAAGATGGGTTCAGGCCATGGAATGGTCTGGTCAGAAAGCGTATTTAGCTGCTCCTAATACTTCATTTACAACAAATGGTGTCGAGGCAGGAGTGCGAAAAGGCTATGGTCCACTTACTTTTCTTAAGGTACTTAATGCTGGACACATGGTCCCAATGGATCAGCCACAAGCAGCACTGGAAATGTTAGAGAGCTGGATAAAAGGGAAGCTTTGACAGAGAAGGACGTTAACTGCACTTAAATTGTGATTTATCCCATACGAGCTGAAAAAATATGTAAAGTTTATACATAATGTCTTcactttttattttcaaaatgaCATCTAAACATTACTTTAAACATTCAAAGAGATTTTGGTTGTTATCTTACAGAGATCCATCCAAAAGATGCTTAGAATTACCATTATGTGCAGCAATAACTGTTTGGAAACTGAAATACAATGTTCACCCACTAGCCTTTGTCATGCCACGTTGAATTCCAAAACAAGACAGGCATAGAGTTAAAGGGAACAGATCTACCTTCAGAATTACTGAAATCAAAACATAAAACAAACTACTGCTTGGAAACATAAATGGTGACTATAGGCATTCTGTGAGTGATGGTAATTATAAAGCcgttcatggatttctcttccTAAAGGAATAATCCGGCCATTAACTAATTCCTCAAATTAAAATCAAACATATGCATCAAGAGGGAAGCCCTACGGTCACTGCAATACTTGTCAGCCCCTAAAGCACTTATAACATCATTGACACTTTTCAACATACCGATGTTGCATAACATGGAAGATCAGTCGAGTTGGTaattaagaattttttttaaagatcgTTTAGACTGCTCTACACTAGGCAAGCCAATTTTCGCATTTTCTGGATATATCCTAAGAGCCTAAACCAGTCTGCTATCCAGAGTTCAACTTCAAAGCCTTCAGGCAATTCATCAAGTCATCAACTGTACATTTTCTGATACGTGCAACTGTCAAATACTCATAATCATCCTGTGTCTCAATCCACCCAAATGGGCAAGATTGCTGAGACCCGCTTCTTGCCACTTTCAAGACTAAGCATCTCCACAGATTCAGGGAATCACTAAATTCAAAGAAAGCCAATCACATTGCCTAGAAGTGCCATTGAATTTAAAGAGATCAAGAGCAGCCGGTAGTTGCTCATTCTTTCCCTTCCTAAAAGAATTTTCCAATCAACTGATCATATTCATCAACAAACTTTGTTTTAACTTGaaacaaaaatgaaagttaaTCCAGAAATTTCATGTAAAGCAAAGTGGCataccaaaagaaaaataattaaaaatcaCTCCATGGGTGAAGCATATACAAATGGGGCAGATGTACTTAAGAACCACCTCTTACTTGATACAGTTTCCTCAAGGTCACAATTGCTGGCTGAAAACTAGACTGTAAGGGAACAACTGAGGCAACACGTAGATGCTGTGCATTTCCATTCTTTGGTTTTGACAGCATCACTCTTAACATCTCACCCTCAAGAACCTTGCCTGCAGTTGTGGCTGCACAAAGATACCCCAGTCAACAACAAGAGTCACAAAGAGCGGCTCAATTCTTTAGAGCATCATGACATATGCGAGTATACTGTCTAGTCAGGAAGCAAGCTtcataattaaaagaaatgcacATAGTTATAGTGATCAATaaccatttttttaaaaacaaaggTAAGATGTGACACTTTATGGAAGTAACTGGTTATCTTCATAACCTGTGATTGAGAAGAATAATCTTGAAAACAtttcaattttccagattttgaatAGAATTCCACCGTCTAAGAAAGGTATATCTCTGTGTTTTTTCAATTTCTGGCATTGCACACATGAGCTGCAGTACAAACATCTAAGATCTTCACTAGGCAACTAAATTGCAGAAATTGTTGTGAAAATAACAAATAGGTTCCAGTTTGGCTAAtcaggaaaacaaaatttatcaTGACACCTTCGCAAAGCCAATCAAGGTTTTTAAATCATTAATTGGAATATATACAATTTGGGTTTAGGAATGAGTCGAATGACACGATGCCATGTTTCAACTAAATTCCCTCTTCTTAACATAAGTAGCAAAAAAGCTGAAAATGCCAAGTACAAGAAAAAGATGGCATAAAGCTAGTCAGAAAACGATTCATGTAAGCATAAAAGTCATGGTTCAACAAGTTACTTCCGTGTATGAGCTCAGAATACAAATTGTTAATCTTATGCATATTAATTGCACAAAATGCGAGATAAAATTTACAGTACCAGCAAAAGGGTGAATCTTGGCAAAATCAAAAAACTCATCAGCAGAGCAACCAAAAAGAACCCTCGCAGCCCTGTCAAACATTACCACCACAAATACCTTCGTATCCGTAGCTATAGACATCTGCAAAATCCAAATCATCCAAGAACCCGTATCACATTAGTCCAAAAAACTCCAGtgaaaaagaaagtaaaacAAAAATCCCACCTTTTTTGGTCATTTTCTCAAGTACCCATTTTTCAATTATACGAACAGAAAAAGAACAAAGCTTGAACCAATGAATTACTTACAAGAACTTTAAAGAGGCGTTTGGAACCAGAGGAACCAGGATTAAAGGCATTCTTAAAGTTGCAGTATCTACAAATAGGCAAAGAAGCTGAAGAAGAACAAGGATTAATAGTAGCATTCTTATGGGTGGCTTCAGGGAGAGTTTTCTCACAAACAGAGCAAACTCTGTAGTAGAGATTGGTGTGATCAATGGCTACTACTGTGCAGATTAGAGTGGTTGGCTCATCAACTTCTGTAATGGGTCTTTTTCTAGGATTTGTTTGGCTAACTGGGTACTCAGAACTCATTTTATCGCAGGAGGCAGGAAAATGACTAGGAGAGTTTTTAGGTTGTTCTAAACTGAAAAGTTCCCTCCGTTTTCACCTGGGACTTGAAATAGAAGACTCGAGTGAAAATTTCCGCTTGCTCTGCCTTAGCTCCCGCTTTTATTTCTTGTTTGTCTTCTGGCGGACACGCTTTTTTCAGATTGAAACGCTTTTAGTACTTTAGTGGCTGGCTGCCTAAATTCGTGCTCCGGTCCTTTCCCATAATTCTGTCCGATTGTGTCCCAGAAAAACAAATGCAGGGTAATTTGCATTATTAGGGAGGTTACTTACATCAAACAGCTAATGATTGAGTCACACTTGAATTAAATGcttttttacaaaatataaattttgtacTAATAAGACAATGCATGAGCTTAAGTAGGAGTTGCTTAACACAATTAAAGCGAAAATAAAAACGCATATCTCTCAAAATATTAGATTTCTCCGCTCAAAACCCAATTAACTCTATAAATTCACATGTATCTACAATGGATTAAAAGTATGCACAATAATAATTTATACTTTGCCAGACAAAAGTTGCCCTCTTTTTTTTGCCAGACAAATTTTAGAAGTACATTAAAGCTGGTGTCCTATTAATGCTTCAGCTCAAACTTCTTAAAGTATGGAGGTGGATATTGGAGAAAAAGTATGATTGAAGGGGCAAGAAGTAGAATTTAGAGGTATTTGTCAGAGGTAATTGTAATTGTGCCAAGCCTGATGGGACCTCGGTCTGATAAGAAGGCATAACAAAACCTTTTGGGAGTTGCTATTGCATTCCCTCTGATCAGGGCAGCCGCTGATAAGTTGAAAAATAAGCAAGCAAAGCTGCAGACAGACTCAAAGTATCAGCTTAGGTATATTGGCATCTGTGTATATAAATATGTACTTTTCCTTTTAATGGTGCCATCTATTAGTTCTGGAGAAACCCGAGTGGGAACCCCGTTTATCCTTTCCTAAATTCTCCagcaaaaacaagaatttcTTTGGAATCTAAATAGTGGGATGAGCGAATACTTGAACTCAGTTTTGAATTTGGCATCTATTTCTCATTGTCGGAAGAACAGTGCTGGATTCTACCAATCCTACatgaatcttttcttttttcttgcaaCACATGTTTTTAGAACTTCAGTATCTCTATGGTGCCAGGATactgtttctctctctctctctctctctctctctctctctctggatCAAAGTATttagtctttttctttttcagggTTGTGCAAGTAAATAAAAGTGATTTAGAGTATTTAGTAATTTTCAAGAGTTGAAAATAATTTTAGCTTTTTTCCATTGTTTGGTTGAATGATAAAGCACTTCATCAACTCAGCTCAAACAAAGATTTCATAGTTTCAGACCTTTTTATTCTAATCGAACTTTTCTTCCTCAAAGATCATAATTTTCAATGCTGTTGGTCGTTGCTGTGAAAGACTCATGAAACCTCCAATCCCCTGCCAATAGATGTACCCATTGTTACCTCTGTGAAGACTGTGATTATGACAAAGGAATTTGGAGAAGAAATGTTGGAACTTTATGTCGGCAGTCATCTAACAGAGATGTTCAGTCCTGCAGACGTGAATATCAGTAACCAATTGGGAAAccaaacacttttttttttttaagggaaaaGGAACTTTGGTTGCTCAGGAATCTCATGGATGTAAGGCAGAAACTCAATTTgatctgattttttttcttctctatgTTTCAGCTAAGCCGCAGGTGACGGTCCATGGAGCCTGACAGGTATAGCAGTCATCATGCTTGGTTGAGTTATTACTTGTCTCTTTATTTCAACCCTCTCATGGTGACGTGTAATATCATCTGAATATGCACATTTATGGGGATTCGTGTGACTTTAATTCTTAATATTGGTAGTCAATCAGGTTCTGGTGATGTTGTCCAATGAGATTGGAGTCATATTTCCTTTTTGCTTTGCACTTCAGTTCCAAATAGTTTCAAAGAAAAGGATATTTTGCTTATCCAATTGGTTAAAGAAAAGTACTCTAAGGTGAAATAATCTAGCATTGATAAGGCACATTGTTGCCCTTTTAGGGCAATCTTCCATGCCTTGAATCATTTGCACTCAAGACAGACTAGAATGATATGAAATCTACAGGGTGCGAGGTTTTCTTATTATTTGAAGAATGACCTCAAAAATTTAAATGCCGTTTCTATTTAGCAATACTGAGTtaagtaacttttttttttccattttaagTAGCATGGACTACTTAAGATTTCTAAAATTGGATTGAATTTGGTGTTGCAGTTATAGAAATAAAACTTCACTGAGTGGTCCGTTCTTGTTAAGTTGCTTTGAGGTGGATTACGTACTCTGTGAGTTATATGCTCTGAAAGAGAGAAGCAATGACAGTTGAAGGAACATGACAAGGGATTACCTTTAACTGAAAATTTGTGGTTCTTGGTTTTATGTAATTATGGATTGAAAGATGCTACTTAAAGGATTATAAGTGGCAGGCAAAATCCTGACACTATATTTGGATTTCTGGTTACCACACTATGCCACAGAAAGGAAATTTTAACAATAAAGCCAGGTCTCCCATAGTGTATTGAAGTATTGAACATTGTAAAACTAACAAAATGTGATAAGAGCTTTGCAATAAGCTTATATGATGAAAGGTGGCACCTATAGAAcatgaaaataaaggaaaactGATTTTGATGAATTTGATACCTTCAAACAAGAGAACATGCAACAGTCAGTGAACTTTGAAAAATTCACAATTTTGTCTGGTATCCTAGACTTCTCCGCTATGCTATTTCCTGCTTTTATTCTTTTGCCGTCAGAATTTATAGATCGTTCTTAGCTAGTCCTGAGCATATCTAATTGCTTGTCATCCCAAAAAAGTAAAAAGTTATGCTGTCAGCAGCTTGTGAAGTATATTCCTTTGGGTTCTGACTTCTGACTAATTGTTTTTTGTTCATGTGATTTGAACATGGAGGTTTTATTTGTGTTCTTCCTTCCATTGTATTAATCTTCAAAATAATTAGGCTTACACAATACTTACTATCTGTTATAGGCTAAATTCTCCAGATACTTCAGCAATTTTATTTGAAGTTCTTGGCCACCAACTTCAATTTTCTCAGGTACTAGATTCTTGACACAATGTtgcaatttttgttttgttattctaGATACACAAACGTGTCATTTCCTCTTATAACTTTACGTGCTTTTTGTCATTTTGAGTCTTTAAATTCAATTGAGAATTTAATCTTGATTTTTGGAACTGTATCTGATTCGGTTCTTCTTATGCAAAAATTCAATGGAATTGGAAATACTTGTTTTTCCTGAATTTATTACCACAGATAGAGGaacttaatattttattttaagacaGGTGCAATTGGTTGAATTATGTTTTCCTTGGTTTACTTTTGAGGATTGTATGCAGTGATTGTTTAGTGTTCAAGAGCCTATGTCAAGTTTCTGCCTTTGAGTATTAGTTTATTGTGCCTTAACTATTTTGCACCTCTTTTTGCTTTCACTATTTCAATTCTACTGctatttcttttcaaaagcaTTCATGTACTTTCCTGGATCTTGGTAGCTTAATTTTCAGATTTAGTATTGTCTGTATTGTTGTAGGATCCCAATTCCAAGCATTTAGGGACCACAGTGTGGGATGCATCAATGGTATTCGCAAAATTTCTGGTAATATTCATGTCACTTTCACTTGCTTGCTTATCTGAATAGCCAAAGTACAATGGCATTTCAATTTACAGTGTTATGTTGAGCCACAATGCTGCAGCAATGTAGTTATGAAAGCTAAAACGTTATTGATATTCTTCTGGTTTTTGTTCCATTTGACCATGATATGAGTCCACTTGTTGGTTTATTCAATTAATAAGCTGGTATTTGCAAACctgaatgtaatagttagagaTATCCAGGAGAAAAATTGTAGAAGGGGAAGGTTTTCCCCATCTAAACTGAGAGGAAAACGCGTGGTTGAACTTGGGGCAGGCTGTGGAGTTGCAGGGTTTGGTGAGTTTCTTTTGCCTGCCATTTTTCTCATTGTGTAGATTACTTTTATATCTTATCCCTTGATAGTCTGAAGTGGGTTCCCTTCTCCAGGCATGGCATTACTTGGATGTGATGTCACTTCAACTGATCAAACTGAGGTTCTACCATTGCTTATCAGAAATGTTGAACGCAATACTTCTAGTATAGTGCAGATGAATTCTGGATCAGGTACCCTCGCCTTTGGGTCTTTGGACCATTCAAGTGATCCTTCTAGTCTCTCTGTGAACTTCTGTTTATGTGCTTTCTCATTCTGATTTtaataaaaaacaaaagtttaGTTGCTTAACTCTTTTCATCCCATTGTAGATCTCATAGAAATCTAGTGGTGCTTAAGTCTCTGATGTAAAAGGTACAGGTCATGCTTGGACCTAATCTGAATCAGGATTTTGCAGATTCCTTTGGCTCCATCCGGGTGGCAGAGCTGAACTGGGGTAATGAAGATCATATAAAGGCTGTTGATCCGCCATTCGACTACATCATTGGCACTGATGTTGTATGTTTCGTCCTAAATTAAGTTCATCTGACAACTGTTCTTGCTAAATTTGAGTTTTTGGAGATAACAAATTGcgtaagaaaaaaaattttgatgttgtttttattttcactttttccagTTTCTCTGGACGTCCCTCATTTTACGTCATTTCGTCTGGATGTCTTTTGTTCCTCTAGATGTCATTACTGTTCATTACAGAGTAAATGGAGAAGAGTAACTGCAATCTTGCTTTAGTTTTTCAACTGCATAATTGGAGGTTCTCTAATTTTCATAAAGGTTTATGCGGAGCATCTCTTGGAGCCACTTTTACAAACTATCCTTGCGTTGTCTGGACCAAAAACCACAATTTTGGTATTGTTATCTTTCgtacttttctttttcagaaGCCAATTTGTCTTATGAGTGATGAATTCACTTGTTAGTCATGCTGCCACTTCATTTTCAGTTGGGATATGAAATTCGTTCGACAAATGTCCATGAAAGAATGATGGAAATGTGGAAGGGAAATTTTGAGGTGAAAATTGTCCCTAGAGCAAAGGTATGTCCTGTCTTTTAGGATGATTGTTTACTCGTTTTATGATCTTATCTGTTTCTTTTTGTCTGTGGTCATTGAGTATGCTGGAATTTAGTACTTGATGGGTTTCAGTTGACGTATCAGTATTAAGCTTAAGCATTAAATTTGGTCAGCAAGATCAAAATCCGGCAAGGAAGATTTCAAAATGGGTGATTTTGCAACCAGAAATAGGCTTATGAAATTTTACTGGATCATCAAAATCTGACCTTGCAATTCTTGGTTTCAGATTTCTAACTTGAAGATGACTCTTTATCATGAGCTGTTTTTCTAATTTTGTACCTAGAAATCCTTTTAAGATCATTTTtggtaattaaaaaaaaggactAATCAGTTTGAGCGTGTGACCTTAATGCCTGAAAGAGAATACTGTCCATTCTCATATACTGACGAAGGCGTGTTTTTCTCCATTTAGATGGACAATAAGTACCAACACCCAAGTATACAACTTTACATTATGAACCTAAAGCCTTTAGAAAGAACAAAAATCACAAGAGAATGTGTTGATCAACCAATTGAAGAGGTTGAAACTGGACCAATTAAAAATGGATCAGATGAAGATTGCGACGCTAGTTGTGGAGTTGATGAGGTGACTGAGGTTGAAGTTGAAAATGCCAGTGGACGCATAGTCCCAGTTCCCGATCTCCAGGATAAAAAGCTTAGTGAATGGGAAGCAAGAAGATATGGTGCTATGGCTGCTCGGCTGCTTCGCGATATCAAAATATCCTAGAAGATATGAGGTTTGTTTCAAAAATCCAAGTTTATACAGCATGTTTCTTCCTTAGCTTTACtgtagtccaaaagttgaatttgttttattttgtagGCAGCACCTAAAATGGcgtgttttttttccttcattagACTGCTAAAGCAATGAAGAAAGAATGGAGCTCCAATAGATTATTGAATTGTGACACTGGACCTTGTTCCGTGCTACCATATCTGGATTACCTCCAACACAAGGCCATTAGATTTGCTTCTGCAACTGGAAAAGTTTCTGCAATTACTTGCCATTATCAATGAACAGGCCTAAGCAAATTGGATTCCTCATCCTTGTGATGATGCTTCACCATTTGTCAATCATCTGTAGGCTGCATCTACCTCAATGTTCAATATATGGTGAAAAAAGAGAGTTTGGAATGCTTACTTATTATGGCTGCTAATGCTTAATGAGTATATGATCTTATTCCTGTAAATGCTACATTTACAGTTATCAAAACTTCCTTTCGTTTAAACTTCTGTTATTTTACTTGATATGGTACGAGCGTCTGGAGGGCTGTCTGTGTTTTGGTTGATGCATCAAGATCCTCCTCCTGGCTACCCATTCAAATGTCTGACACAAGATTAATCTAGCGATAAGTCAGTCTCAGTTCAGCTTTTACTTCATATACAAACCAAAAATATGTGCATTAGTCGCCAAAGGCGTTCATTTTCAATTATGCCCCTGAAGAAGACTTCCCAAAAGCTCCCAAAGGAGATCAAATAATAGTTAATGCAGGTTTCTCTTGGTTTATttctcaaagaaaaaaaagagagagtgaATTACTTCACAAGAGTAGATGAGATTTCCTTGAGTAATTGTCAAAAGTATAGATATACAACACAATTAACAGCAGCTTTTAGTGATAAAATATCAGCTCCTGTACATTCTAGCAAATGCAAGCCAAAACAAAGGGAAAGAGTTAGAAACTGGATAGCTTTAGCTTGCTGAAGGGCTTGAGTGCTTTATTGAAGAAAGAATTAGATCTTTTATGAGTGGCATATCCTACTATGGAAAATGAATCTAGATATATTCCCACATAAGCAATCAGAGGGTCTCCTCGAGACTTGTCTATAACAAGCCTCAAGTGATAGGATTCAACTATAGAAAATTGTAGCAGCCTTCGATATCCCACAGTCGTGCCATCTATCACCGTCTGCCATTGTCCTTTCTCATTTAAAATGTCTAGATGGAACTCGATAATCCGCTGCCCCATATGAATTGGCTCTTGAATTTCTAAGACGTTGAAAGTAACATGTTCTTGAAAATCTAAATATATTACCCAGTTTGCTTGCTGCTTATCAGGAGCCCAGTAAGACAAGATACCTTTCTCAAGGATATTCTGAGGGCCAAACCTAGTACCTGCTAAACCTCCTCGGACACTGCTGGCAGAAAGAAGACCCCCTTCTGCTAGATTATTGGAAAATATGGAGCTTCGGAGCTCATTGAATTCCCGAAGGACTTGAATATCCTCATCAGATATCAGGCCTGAAGAGTTTGGGGGTACGTTTAACAACAGAAGACAGTTTCTACCAACTGATTTGTAGTACAAATCGAGAAGAGTTCTGGCAGATTTTGGAACTTCAGATGCATGCCAGAACCAACCAGGCCTGATTGATACATCACACTCTGCAGGAACCCAGTCACAGCCAAAGGGGTCTCCCTCCTGTGAATATCTGTTGTACATGTGCATGACAGTGAAATATCCACTGAAGTTCCAATAAGCATCGGTAAAGTTGAGAAAACGCAGCATGgaaatgtttcaaatatatgaCTTGTATTAGCTGCCTGCTACACTGTATCTAGTTGTTTGCTGATACTAGAGGGACATCTATTGCTATTCCAAACCAGATCTCAATTTTATAAGCTGGTTCCTAAAACCATGATGCATTGTTACTTTAGTGAGAGTAACAGGAAATTCAAGATAACAACATATCCTTCATAAATAAAAGATGACAGGAAATTCCTTCATATGCATTTTGAAAGCTCTCCATTATATACTCCAAGTCCCCTTAACTAAAGCCTCAAATCCTATACCAATCAAAGTTGATGAGGAAACACCCCGATTGCATGCATTCTACACTAAAATTTGAACAGCTAACTGAAACACATGTCACTTGCCAGCACCTTCTATATTATATGGCAGAAGACATGAGGCCGCTAAGCTTAATAATACAAATCAAGAGGCTCCAACTTAGATGCATGCAGTTGGTTTTATTTAGACATATCAAAATgtcaaatttaaatatttaattttctGTTAAAATGAAATCTAACGGTGGAAAAAATTGCACGGAAACTGCAATATTAGCCAATTAAACTTCTTCTACAGGCCACAGCACAAAGACTTTCATTCCACTGAGCGTAAGCAAGATTAAGCAATCATCAGCTGAGAAACAGATAATCAAATGGCAGCACACGCACCACAAGTGCTTAAAAATGAATTGGTtgaaataaaagggaaaggaaaaataaaaaggaatgaTCGGGGGCCAAAGGGGAGCACAGACTTGGTTTGTTGCTTCAAAGTAAGCATAATATCAAATGCAGAGTGAGATCAA encodes:
- the LOC113773940 gene encoding protein N-lysine methyltransferase METTL21A isoform X1, with translation MEPDRLNSPDTSAILFEVLGHQLQFSQDPNSKHLGTTVWDASMVFAKFLEKNCRRGRFSPSKLRGKRVVELGAGCGVAGFGMALLGCDVTSTDQTEVLPLLIRNVERNTSSIVQMNSGSDSFGSIRVAELNWGNEDHIKAVDPPFDYIIGTDVVYAEHLLEPLLQTILALSGPKTTILLGYEIRSTNVHERMMEMWKGNFEVKIVPRAKMDNKYQHPSIQLYIMNLKPLERTKITRECVDQPIEEVETGPIKNGSDEDCDASCGVDEVTEVEVENASGRIVPVPDLQDKKLSEWEARRYGAMAARLLRDIKIS
- the LOC113773940 gene encoding EEF1A lysine methyltransferase 3 isoform X2, which codes for MVFAKFLEKNCRRGRFSPSKLRGKRVVELGAGCGVAGFGMALLGCDVTSTDQTEVLPLLIRNVERNTSSIVQMNSGSDSFGSIRVAELNWGNEDHIKAVDPPFDYIIGTDVVYAEHLLEPLLQTILALSGPKTTILLGYEIRSTNVHERMMEMWKGNFEVKIVPRAKMDNKYQHPSIQLYIMNLKPLERTKITRECVDQPIEEVETGPIKNGSDEDCDASCGVDEVTEVEVENASGRIVPVPDLQDKKLSEWEARRYGAMAARLLRDIKIS
- the LOC113765440 gene encoding serine carboxypeptidase-like, translating into MANAFLPLLLLCILLLGPATFSARIGNHQKALPYLVPKFRVSPAKGLIRGFNLHPKQDVNIVANDFAAANDSRIVEKPLKLNILGAPDPSVADLGHHAGYFNLPHTVGARMFYFFFESRRKNNSDPLVIWLTGGPGCSSELALFYENGPFHITDGLSLVWNNFGWDKISNIIFVDQPTGTGFSYSSSNDDIRHDEKGVSNDLYDFLQAFFRKHPEYTKNEFYITGESYAGHYVPALAGRVNQGNKNKEGILINLKGFAIGNGLTNPLIQYKGLPDYALEHKLISQSYYNGMQESVTECEEAIEACGTSGTDSCETAYELGNEIFDDILSSAGNINYYDIRKQCEGQLCYDFSNVENFLNQDTVREALGVGHIEWVSCSSTVYDAMVDDWMRNLEVDVPALLEDGIKLLVYAGEYDLVCNWLGNSRWVQAMEWSGQKAYLAAPNTSFTTNGVEAGVRKGYGPLTFLKVLNAGHMVPMDQPQAALEMLESWIKGKL
- the LOC113748984 gene encoding uncharacterized protein LOC113748984 — encoded protein: MSSEYPVSQTNPRKRPITEVDEPTTLICTVVAIDHTNLYYRVCSVCEKTLPEATHKNATINPCSSSASLPICRYCNFKNAFNPGSSGSKRLFKVLMSIATDTKVFVVVMFDRAARVLFGCSADEFFDFAKIHPFAATTAGKVLEGEMLRVMLSKPKNGNAQHLRVASVVPLQSSFQPAIVTLRKLYQVRGGS